One genomic region from Yarrowia lipolytica chromosome 1C, complete sequence encodes:
- a CDS encoding uncharacterized protein (Compare to YALI0C23224g, weakly similar to uniprot|Q7RZL5 Neurospora crassa NCU00350.1 hypothetical protein and to uniprot|AAH15087 Mus musculus Epoxide hydrolase 2 and cytoplasmic) — protein MSSLDLSYYEPFHRNAVLNGKRWHYVDIPGDSSGSLGRGKTLLLVHGFPDTWYGWRHQVPVFRKHGFRLLIPSLLGFPRSEAPLTHPGVATGEKFDGHNVHKELGLEDENIQELECYTADFFAKSMVQLLDQLGIDKVCSFGHDWGAVFAPRLWLNYPERVECVSSACWYYQMPMEGFVDLKDFAEVAPSLRYQLYWGGDAPQEVIQKPLKEFMDRMYHHPTENHLLTSEAEYNNILKEFQYGGKTIAPMFPLYKSRKLAYDIDERDFLTKGRTEEDLAVDVPYLFIGAEFDIALQPGMESVLEGYVKEGLLEKQWVPCGHWVLFEEPEKMNKIYIDFLKKVFGSSKL, from the coding sequence ATGTCATCACTCGACCTATCTTATTACGAACCGTTCCACAGAAATGCCGTTCTTAATGGCAAAAGATGGCACTATGTAGACATTCCTGGAGACTCCAGTGGCTCTCTTGGTAGAGGAAAGACACTTTTGCTGGTCCATGGGTTCCCAGACACTTGGTACGGGTGGCGGCATCAAGTGCCTGTGTTCCGTAAGCACGGATTTCGGCTCTTGATTCCCTCCTTGCTTGGTTTCCCAAGAAGTGAAGCTCCTCTTACTCACCCTGGAGTTGCCACAGGAGAGAAGTTCGATGGTCACAATGTTCACAAGGAGCTGGGTCTGGAAGATGAAAACATTCAGGAACTTGAATGTTACACGGCTGACTTCTTTGCCAAGAGCATGGTCCAACTGCTGGACCAATTGGGGATCGACAAGGTCTGTTCCTTTGGACATGACTGGGGAGCTGTCTTTGCTCCCCGACTTTGGCTCAATTATCCTGAGAGAGTCGAATGTGTGTCATCAGCATGCTGGTACTACCAAATGCCAATGGAGGGCTTCGTCGACTTGAAAGATTTCGCAGAGGTGGCTCCTTCATTGAGATACCAATTGTACTGGGGAGGAGACGCTCCTCAAGAAGTCATCCAGAAGCCGCTCAAGGAATTTATGGACAGAATGTACCACCATCCTACAGAGAATCATCTTCTGACATCGGAAGCTGAATACAacaacattctcaaggagtttCAATATGGAGGAAAGACCATTGCTCCCATGTTTCCTCTCTACAAGTCACGAAAGTTAGCCTACGATATCGATGAAAGGGACTTTCTGACCAAGGGGAGAACAGAGGAAGACTTGGCGGTGGATGTGCCGTACTTGTTTATCGGGGCCGAGTTTGACATTGCTCTTCAGCCCGGAATGGAGTCTGTTTTGGAGGGTTATGTGAAGGAGGGACTACTAGAGAAGCAATGGGTCCCCTGTGGACATTGGGTCTTGTTTGAGGAGCCTGAGAAGATGAACAAGATTTATATTGACTTTCTGAAGAAGGTGTTTGGATCGTCGAAGTTGTAG
- a CDS encoding uncharacterized protein (Compare to YALI0C23232g, weakly similar to uniprot|Q12102 Saccharomyces cerevisiae YLR115w CFT2 cleavage and polyadenylation specificity factor part of CF II, similar to Saccharomyces cerevisiae CFT2 (YLR115W); ancestral locus Anc_8.308) — protein MLNLEPIGKSTLLSFGETRVLIDFALDSQEAAERGDSFFETLNLVLFTHANAAHLGAYALACKLYPALAAVPAYGTLPVINMGRIATLEAYRSQGLLSSEHITATEIEIIFDNITSIKYLQPIGIGVRSKGEVATTATEDGNSTELTTTQVTTHETLTITAFNSGHSLGGTIWRLQHQQDNVVYAVDWNHAKDSHLSGAAFLQKGGQIVSALHRPTVMVCGSQTGLRLKRRDILLWSSIQKALKRGGSVLLPTSVGSRVLEVIHMLDDLWTNNQNSQQGVTLVLLTHLGARLLEYASSMLEWMSPSIIAEWEKKNESPFQTRNFKIVHSMDQFDKVVKGGNGQFVVVSVGEDLESGFSRLLFNRLASDERNSVLFTERSEGNSLATELQDKWEKTERDGNSAKMDFQTTLKMPTYTPLSEAEMKEYRTTVESQQKDLQMVKAMELRNKELLEEAEAEEMMDSSDDEDVSRMQGSGQEYGFLHGTVLDVDVRDAVGSLRNFPFYQKRQRVSEYGIPIHPSDFARVEERPEVAWKERDRNEFDSDEPRKRQRRRTKAAAEEQEERVVEDADDAPETITSLDNQPIRVSYEDVDLNIICHVDFVDLSGRIDERSLGMIMHSIHPKKLLLLDDSRRADDLCSYLKREDDTDVHVLRGLTTAGTHSFAVDIQLTPELSRLLNWQQLSGGLSLAHVVGKVAKNEDKSEDTPLAALALQPIVDAADLAVAPRIEPLRVGDIRLAELKQALGKLGFRAVFQAGGVLVVDGKVSIRKVDESNLVVDGGIGSDFYAIKEVVRAQLAQIG, from the coding sequence atgCTCAATCTTGAGCCCATTGGAAAATCGACATTGCTGTCGTTCGGTGAGACACGTGTTCTCATTGACTTTGCTCTTGATTCGCAAGAAGCCGCCGAGCGAGGAGATAGCTTCTTTGAGACTCTCAATCTCGTGCTCTTCACACACGCCAATGCAGCTCACCTGGGAGCATATGCTCTTGCTTGCAAGTTGTATCCTGCCCTGGCGGCTGTTCCGGCCTATGGAACGCTTCCGGTGATCAATATGGGCCGAATCGCCACTCTGGAGGCCTACAGAAGCCAGGGACTACTTTCATCAGAACACATCACAGCCACGGAGATCGAAATCATCTTTGACAACATTACATCCATCAAGTACCTGCAACCGATTGGTATTGGGGTGCGAAGCAAGGGGGAGGTGGCAACGACGGCTACGGAGGATGGAAACAGCACTGAACTGACGACTACACAGGTGACTACACATGAGACGTTAACCATCACGGCTTTCAACTCGGGTCACTCGTTGGGTGGAACTATTTGGAGActtcaacatcaacaagacaATGTGGTGTATGCTGTTGACTGGAATCACGCTAAGGACTCGCATTTGTCTGGAGCTGCGTTTCTACAAAAGGGAGGCCAGATCGTCAGTGCTCTGCATAGACCCACAGTCATGGTTTGTGGTAGTCAGACTGGTCTGAGGCTCAAGCGACGAGACATTCTGCTGTGGAGCAGTATCCAAAAAGCTTTGAAACGGGGAGGATCAGTTCTGTTGCCTACTTCTGTGGGTTCACGTGTTCTGGAGGTGATCCACATGCTGGATGATCTATGGACCAACAATCAGAACAGTCAGCAAGGAGTCACCCTGGTTCTGCTTACTCATCTGGGTGCTCGACTTCTGGAGTACGCTTCTTCGATGCTGGAGTGGATGTCTCCATCTATCATTGCCGagtgggagaagaagaacgagtCTCCCTTTCAGACCCGCAATTTCAAAATTGTGCATTCTATGGACCAGTTTgacaaggtggtcaagggTGGAAACGGCCAGTTTGTCGTTGTTTCTGTGGGAGAAGATCTGGAGTCTGGTTTCTCGAGATTGCTGTTCAACCGGCTGGCTAGTGACGAACGAAACAGTGTTTTGTTTACAGAGAGAAGTGAGGGTAATTCTCTGGCTACAGAGCTGCAGGACAAGTGGGAGAAGACGGAAAGAGATGGAAACTCCGCGAAGATGGACTTCCAAACAACCCTCAAGATGCCTACTTACACTCCTCTGTCCGAAGCCGAAATGAAGGAATACAGGACGACCGTGGAGAGTCAACAGAAGGATCTACAAATGGTCAAGGCGATGGAGCTGCGTAACAAGGAGCTTCTTGAGGAGGCCGAAgccgaggagatgatggactcTTCAGACGATGAAGATGTATCTCGAATGCAAGGATCTGGTCAGGAGTATGGTTTCTTACACGGAACAGTGCTCGATGTGGACGTCAGAGACGCTGTTGGGTCGTTGCGAAACTTTCCATTCTATCAGAAGCGTCAACGAGTGTCTGAATACGGTATTCCTATCCATCCGTCCGACTTTGCACGTGTGGAGGAACGACCCGAAGTTGCATGGAAGGAGCGAGATCGAAATGAATTTGACAGTGACGAGCCTCGAAAGCGACAGAGACGACGAAcaaaggctgctgccgaggagcaggaagaACGGGTGGTGGAAGATGCAGACGATGCACCTGAGACTATCACTTCCCTTGATAATCAGCCCATTAGAGTTAGCTACGAAGATGTGGATCTCAACATTATCTGTCACGTTGACTTCGTCGATCTCTCTGGTCGTATTGATGAGCGATCCCTCGGTATGATTATGCATTCTATTCATCCCAAGAagcttcttcttttggACGATTCTCGACGAGCTGATGATCTCTGTTCATATCTCAAGCGAGAAGACGACACAGACGTTCATGTGCTTCGAGGACTTACTACTGCCGGCACGCATTCATTTGCAGTTGATATCCAGCTCACCCCTGAGCTGTCTCGCCTGCTCAATTGGCAGCAACTTTCCGGCGGCCTGTCTTTGGCCCATGTGGTGGGTAAGGTTGCCAAGAACGAAGATAAGTCGGAAGACACGCCCCTAGCTGCATTGGCTCTGCAACCCATTGTCGATGCTGCCGATCTGGCAGTTGCTCCTCGAATTGAGCCTCTTCGAGTTGGCGATATTCGTCTCGCGGAGCTCAAACAGGCCCTGGGCAAGTTGGGATTCCGAGCCGTCttccaagctggaggagtgttGGTGGTTGATGGCAAGGTTAGCATTCGCAAAGTGGACGAGTCTAATCTGGTGGTTGATGGTGGAATTGGTTCTGATTTCtacgccatcaaggaggtggttCGGGCTCAATTGGCTCAGATTGGTTAG
- a CDS encoding uncharacterized protein (Compare to YALI0C23254g, no similarity) yields MVSINIFIISTLAAFVAAQAGFFVTQVSQGIVSGFVQGRSSGVDEQVASSEAAELVSLILNDPTLNPQFQTAADLVAFGFDGPKFVSFVSQAATAYSSFKDGPNFPIATSYFKEHNTDFNLNSAILSAQAQVTFYISLFTQQLNPLTVTPAVQTATASGISLAKDLFSELGNYDAVTVIPW; encoded by the coding sequence ATGGTCTCAATCaacatcttcatcatctctACCCTCGCGGCCTTTGTTGCCGCTCAAGCCGGTTTCTTCGTCACCCAGGTTTCCCAGGGAATTGTTTCTGGTTTTGTTCAGGGTCGATCCTCCGGTGTCGACGAGCAGGTTGCCTCTTCCGAGGCCGCTGAACTCGTTTCCCTCATCCTCAACGACCCCACCCTCAACCCCCAGTTCCAGACCGCCGCTGACCTCGTTGCCTTTGGTTTCGACGGCCCCAAGTTTGTCTCCTTCGTCTCCCAGGCCGCCACCGCCTACTCGTCTTTCAAGGATGGCCCCAACTTCCCCATCGCCACCTCGTACTTCAAGGAGCACAATACTGacttcaacctcaacaGTGCTATTCTGTCTGCCCAGGCCCAGGTCACCTTCTACATTTCTCTCTTTacccagcagctcaaccCCCTCACTGTCACTCCTGCCGTTCAGACTGCCACTGCTTCCGGTATctctctggccaaggaccTTTTCTCTGAGCTTGGCAATTATGATGCCGTCACAGTCATCCCCTGGTAG
- a CDS encoding uncharacterized protein (Compare to YALI0C23276g, weakly similar to wi|NCU00918.1 Neurospora crassa NCU00918.1 predicted protein), giving the protein MADLPPAYSLEDQGTGPQPGSSSAPHAPPPQASPSSSGPSEKAQYKAQLESNDASQHTPPPGPPPRLSPASTGASTASVNMNNPFLSHMKTGNPYQQHAPPPGPPPGHHAPPPGPPPGHSEKHAPPPGPPPGHSREKHAPPPGPPPGLYAPPPGPPPGHHAPPPGPPPGHDGFAPPPGPPPGWNEAGGGDDGLPPSYPPPRVMEALFSEANEDELIMGDRFTDNYPLEAPRILTQPELQAVRSGNVDFRLVEAKGFRSRLSKRFKGEIQYRNGSTYVRSQPSTLDSILVSALPLRSPSMSPVPKIYFEVKITSMGHPEECSLAVGFCCLPYPHFRMPGWHRGSLAVHSDDGHRYVNDSTGGQPFTRPFSVGETIGMGIDFEKQEAYMIRNGQFDGSWKLSIDNVPRDPDRDFKDGGIEGINETDVYATVGVFGEIGVSITVPPTEDDHSYDQASSSSSGAPAARRDTKPHGYPQDTKPRPGYPQDTKPRPEYPQDTKPRPGYPQDSKAGHGYPQDSKSGYSQAPSYSQDTKPGYSGTAGSSQAPAYAQDTKPGYSQPPNYPNDTKPGYGQPPYNSDSKPNEKQGWH; this is encoded by the coding sequence atggccGATCTTCCACCCGCGTACTCTTTGGAGGATCAGGGAACCGGTCCCCAGCCCGGAAGCAGCTCTGCCCCACACGCGCCTCCCCCTCAGGCTTCCCCCTCCAGCTCTGGACCGTCTGAAAAGGCCCAGTACAAGGCCCAATTGGAGTCCAATGACGCTTCTCAAcatactcctcctcctggaccGCCACCTCGTCTGTCCCCGGCCTCTACAGGTGCTTCTACAGCTTCTGTCAACATGAACAATCCCTTCTTGTCACATATGAAGACAGGTAACCCCTACCAGCAACACGCTCCGCCCCCTGGACCTCCTCCCGGTCATcatgctcctcctccgggacctcctcctggccACAGTGAAAAACACGCACCTCCTCCgggacctcctcctggccACAGCAGGGAAAAGCACGcgcctcctccaggtcCTCCTCCGGGACTCTatgctcctccaccaggGCCGCCTCCAGGACACCATGCGCCGCCTCCTGgccctcctcctggccATGATGGATTTGCACCTCCCCCGGGGCCGCCTCCTGGATGGAACGAGGCTGGTGGGGGAGATGACGGGCTGCCCCCTAGTTACCCTCCTCCCAGAGTTATGGAGGCTCTGTTTTCTGAGGCCAACGAAGACGAACTCATCATGGGAGACAGATTCACCGACAACTACCCTCTCGAGGCTCCCAGAATTCTCACCCAGCCTGAATTGCAGGCGGTGAGAAGTGGTAACGTTGATTTTCGTCTCGTTGAAGCCAAGGGGTTCCGAAGCAGACTGTCTAAGCGTTTCAAGGGAGAAATTCAGTACAGAAACGGATCGACCTATGTGCGGTCGCAGCCTAGCACCTTGGACTCAATCCTTGTGTCTGCTCTACCTCTCCGATCTCCTTCCATGAGCCCTGTCCCCAAGATCTACTTTGAGGTTAAGATTACCTCCATGGGCCATCCTGAAGAGTGCTCTCTGGCAGTTGGTTTCTGCTGCCTTCCCTACCCTCACTTTCGAATGCCCGGATGGCATCGAGGATCACTCGCTGTCCATTCCGATGATGGACATCGATACGTCAACGACTCCACTGGTGGTCAGCCCTTCACCCGTCCCTTTTCGGTGGGTGAGACCATTGGTATGGGAATCGATTTCGAGAAGCAGGAGGCCTATATGATCCGAAACGGCCAGTTTGACGGCTCCTGGAAACTTTCAATTGATAACGTGCCTAGAGACCCCGATCGAGACTTCAAGGACGGTGGAATCGAGGGTATCAACGAAACTGACGTGTATGCAACTGTCGGTGTGTTTGGAGAGATTGGTGTCAGTATCACAGTTCCTCCTACAGAAGATGACCATAGCTACGACcaggcttcttcttcttcttctggagccCCTGCCGCTCGACGAGATACTAAACCTCACGGGTATCCCCAGGACACAAAGCCTCGACCCGGGTACCCCCAGGACACAAAGCCTCGACCCGAGTACCCCCAGGACACAAAGCCTCGGCCCGGTTACCCCCAGGACTCTAAGGCTGGCCACGGGTACCCTCAGGACTCTAAGTCTGGATACTCGCAGGCTCCCTCTTACTCCCAGGATACTAAACCAGGGTATTCTGGTACCGCTGGCTCCTCTCAGGCTCCTGCGTATGCTCAGGACACCAAGCCTGGATACAGCCAGCCTCCCAATTACCCCAATGACACCAAGCCGGGGTACGGACAGCCACCCTACAACTCCGACTCGAAACCCAATGAAAAGCAAGGTTGGCACTAA
- a CDS encoding uncharacterized protein (Compare to YALI0C23298g, similar to uniprot|Q96VC8 Yarrowia lipolytica Glyoxylate pathway regulator GPR1), whose translation MTHHDLETGVDSLSSAGMDKLMRVVTSGDNDEYIHLGGHKYHRNELAKAFGGQFNPGSAPIPSRKFANTAPIGVFAFSIAIILLGLYLTETRGIMTPNLVVGNALFGAGLVLFVAGLWEIVAENTFAAIVFMCFSCFWMSYAAINIPWFGIIEAYTDPGEFANAMGVYLMVWFAFAVVLTLCTVRATIPFFLLFFFLDLALMFLAIGYFTDNYAFINAGGGFCIACGVMGFWNAWAGMATADNTFTWLLPGTFMMPWAKKTD comes from the coding sequence ATGACACACCACGATCTCGAAACCGGAGTTGACTCTCTATCATCTGCTGGCATGGACAAGCTCATGCGAGTCGTCACTTCAGGCGACAATGACGAATACATCCATCTGGGAGGCCACAAGTACCATCGCAACGAACTTGCAAAGGCCTTTGGAGGCCAATTCAACCCCGGTTCTGCTCCCATTCCGTCAAGAAAGTTCGCCAACACCGCCCCCATTGGTGTTTTTGCCTTCTCCATTGCCATTATTCTTCTGGGTCTGTATTTGACCGAAACACGAGGAATTATGACCCCcaatctcgtcgtcggtAATGCTCTGTTTGGAGCAGGCTTAGTGCTTTTTGTGGCTGGGCTGTGGGAAATTGTTGCCGAAAACACCTTTGCAGCCATCGTTTTCATGTgcttctcctgcttctgGATGTCATACGCCGCCATTAACATCCCCTGGTTCGGTATTATTGAGGCTTATACAGATCCTGGAGAGTTCGCTAACGCCATGGGCGTCTATCTGATGGTTTGGTTTGCGTTTGCGGTGGTCCTGACACTCTGTACAGTCAGAGCAACCATTCCCTTCTttctgctcttcttcttcctcgaTCTGGCTCTTATGTTCCTGGCCATTGGCTACTTCACCGATAACTACGCCTTCATCAACGCTGGCGGCGGCTTCTGCATTGCCTGTGGTGTCATGGGTTTCTGGAACGCCTGGGCAGGTATGGCCACAGCAGATAACACCTTCACCTGGCTTCTTCCAGGTACCTTTATGATGCCCTGGGCTAAGAAGACGGACTGA
- a CDS encoding uncharacterized protein (Compare to YALI0C23320g, similar to Saccharomyces cerevisiae SRB2 (YHR041C); ancestral locus Anc_5.299, weakly similar to uniprot|P34162 Saccharomyces cerevisiae YHR041c SRB2 DNA-directed RNA polymerase II holoenzyme and Kornberg s mediator (SRB) subcomplex subunit), translated as MVTILQYSADVTATTISTYRSELSAQLAQNLGKWSFELKMYKPNPASIGRSEHHNGNIPQGQQEAAAADQEIGGVAALYTLTQAHSKGDMVYVTQGSAVQGQPGVVVSDSFDMVLQNKMKSIWILRQTLRGDGAEYELMGDAYGRVKVRLANVFLQGTFRGLLFQYEYEGDTLDDRQQQHLMEFIQSSGFPSSNLIIGGNGSGLVQTGTQFVEALAQK; from the coding sequence ATGGTCACCATCTTACAATACTCGGCGGATGTGACCGCAACGACAATCTCAACATACAGATCCGAACTATCCGCACAGCTGGCACAAAACCTCGGCAAATGGAGCTTCGAGCTGAAAATGTACAAACCCAACCCAGCGTCGATTGGGCGGTCGGAGCACCATAACGGCAACATTCCTCAAGGACAACAGGAGGCAGCCGCAGCTGACCAGGAAATAGGAGGAGTCGCAGCTCTTTATACTCTTACACAAGCCCATTCTAAGGGTGACATGGTCTACGTGACACAAGGGTCGGCAGTACAGGGACAGCCTGGAGTGGTGGTCAGCGACTCGTTCGACATGGTGTTGCAGAATAAAATGAAAAGTATATGGATTCTGAGACAGACGCTAAGAGGTGATGGCGCGGAATATGAGCTCATGGGCGATGCATATGGACGGGTGAAGGTCCGGTTGGCCAATGTGTTTCTACAGGGCACCTTCCGAGGCCTGCTCTTCCAGTATGAGTATGAGGGAGACACTCTGGACGaccggcagcagcaacatctGATGGAGTTCATCCAGAGCTCCGGGTTCCCCTCCAGCAATCTTATCATCGGAGGCAATGGCTCTGGACTGGTGCAGACCGGCACACAGTTTGTGGAGGCTTTGGCACAGAAGTAA